Within the Cupriavidus malaysiensis genome, the region TGGCCCGCGCCGTTGCAGGCAATTTGCCGCAGCCGGCCGGCGCGTGCAATCCGCATTTGCCGAAGGCAGCCTTTGCCCTGAACGATTCGGCCAATCATTTTGGGCCGATTGGTCATTGTCCACGCGGCGCAGCATCGCGCAATCTTCGCCTGTTCGTGACCGAAGGCAACAGACCGAGGCAAGGAGGAGGCAAGATGCAGGCAAATCGTCGCCAGGTGCTGTATCGGCTGGCAGCCGCACCGCTGCTGCTGGCGGGCATGGCCCTCGGGCCGGCCGCGGCCCAGACCGCCGCGTCCGCCCCCGCGGCAGCGTTCCCGCGCCGTCCGGTGCGCATCGTCGTGCCCTATCCGGCCGGCGGCGCCACCGACGTGCTGGCGCGCGCCATCGCCGAGCCGCTGGGCAAGCAGTGGCAGCGCCCCATCGTGGTGGAGAACAGGCCCGGCGCGAGCGGCATGATCGGCGCCGACGCGGTGGTCAAGGCACCGCCCGACGGCCATACGCTGCTGCTGACCCTGACCGGCGTGGTGCAGGTGCCCAGCCAGTACGCCAAGCCGCCCTTCGATCCGCTCAAGGACCTGGCACCGGTGTCGGAGCTGGCCACCACGCATCTGGTCGTGACCGGCAACGCCGACATGCCCGCCTCGCTGGCCGGCTTCGTCGCCGAGGCCAGGCGTCGCCCGCACCACTATTCCTACGGCACCTATGGCACGGGTTCCGGCGCCCACCTCTATATGGAGGTGTTCACCGCCGCCGCCGGCCTCGACATGATCCACGTGCCCTACAAGGGCGAGGCGCCGCTGTTCAACGACCTGCTGGGCAAGCAGGTGTCGCTGGCCACGGTATCGCCGATGGCGCTGCGCCAGCACCTGGCCTCGGGCAAGGTGCGTCCGCTGGCGGTGACCGGAAGCACCCGCTCGCCGCTGCTGCCCGACGTGCCGACCTTCGCCGAGCAGGGTTTCGCCGGCCTCGACGGGCCCGGCTGGTTCGGCCTGTTCGCGCCGGCCGGCACGCCGGCCGCCATCGTCGACAGGGTCTCGGCCGACGTCAACGCCGTGCTGGCCGGCCCCGATATCCGCCGGCGCATGGACGAACTGGGGGTGCTGGTGAAAGGCACCAGGCCGGCGGAGTTCGCCAAGGTGGCCGCCGCCGACCACCGCTACTGGTCCGCGCTGGTGCGCAAGCTCGACCTGCGCATGGACTGAGGGACTGAGCGGCGCATGGGCCATCACAAAGACAACCAGGGAGGAAAAGGGATGCAGGAGGCAGTCAGCATGCAAGGATGCGGCCGCGTGGCCGGGCTGTTCGCACGTCGGGGCCGGTCCGGCCGGTCCGCTCTGTCCGGGCTGTGGCTCGGCGCGCTGGTCGCCGGCCAGCTGGCCATGTCCGGCGCGGCCGCGGCCCAGCCCGTCCAGGCCTTTCCCAGCAAGCCGGTGCGCATCGTCGTGCCCTATCCGGCCGGCGGCGCCACCGACGTGCTGGCGCGCGCCATCGCCGAGCCGCTGGGCAAGCAGTGGCAGCGCCCCATCGTGGTGGAGAACAAGCCCGGCGCGAGCGGCATGATCGGTGCCGACGCGGTGGCCAAGGCGGCGCCCGACGGCCACACCGCGCTGCTCACCATCACCACCCTGGTGCAGGCGCCCAGCCTCTACGCCAAGGCGCCGGTCGACCCGGTCAGGGACTTCGTGCCGGTGTCGGAACTGGGTACCACCAGCCTGGTACTGGCGGTCCATCAGTCGGTGCCGGCCAGCACCCTGGCCGAATTCATCGCCCTGGTGCGCGCCGCTCCCGGCAAGTATTCCTACGGCTCCTTCGGCACCGGGTCCAGCGGCCACCTGTACGGCGAGATCTTCAAGGAGTCGGCCCGCCTCGACATGACCCATGTGTCCTACAAGGGCGAGGCCGCCGAACTCAACGACCTGCTGGGCGGCCAGGTGCCCGCCGCCATCATCTCGGTGATGGGCGCCAAGCCGCATGTGGCCAGCGGCCGCCTGCGCGCGCTGGCGGTGACCGGCCCGGCGCGTGCGCCCCAGTTGCCGGGCGTGCCGACCTTCGCCGAGGCGGGCATCGGCGGCATGGAGTCGATGGGCTGGTTCGGCCTGCTGCTGCCGGCGGCGACGCCGCGGCAGATCGTCGACAAGTACGCCGCCGACGTGAACCGCATCCTGGCCACGCCGGCGCTGCGCGGGCGCATGGGCGAGATGGGCGTGGTGCTCAGCGGCAGCACACCGGACGCGTTCGCCCAGACCGTGCAGAGCGACTACGCCCGCTGGGGCAAGGTGATCCGTACCCGCAATATCCGCTTCGACTGAAGGCCCGATCCCGCGGCGGGGGCACGCAGTTCCTCCCGACGCGCTGCATTTCCGCTTGAACCCACTGGCACGATATGACGCAGTCCCCGCATTCCGGCGCCGCCCAGGCGTCCAGCCCCGCTCCCCGCCGCTCCCCGTTCTGGCCGACCGGCCTGCCCGCGGAAGCGCACATCCCGCGCACCAGCCTGGTCTACAACGTCGAAGCGGCGGCGCGCCGCTATCCCGGCAAGACGGCCATCCAGTACTTCAGCCGCGCGATCCGCTACGCCGAGCTGCATGCGCAGATCGAGCGCATGGCGGGCTACCTGCAGCGCGCCTGCGGGGTCGGTCCCGGCGACCGCGTGCTGCTCTACAGCCAGAACTGTCCGCAGTTCATCATTGCCTACTACGCCATCCTGCGTGCCGAGGCGGTGGTGGTGCCGGCCAACCCGATGTGGCTGACCGACGAACTGGCGCACGTGGCCGGCGACAGCGGCGCGCGCGTGGCGTTCGCTGCGGCCGAGCTGTACGAGCGGCTGGCGCCGCTGCACGGCGAGGCGCTGCCGCATGTGATCGTGCACGACTATGCCGACATGCTGCCCGAGCCGGCGCAGGAGGCGGACGGCCCGTCCGTGCCCGCCTGGCTGCGCGAGCGCGCGCCGCTGTCGGCGCGGGCCCCGGCCGGCTGTACGCTGGTGCGCTGGCAGGATGCCGAGGCGGCCGGCCTGGCCCCGCTGCCGCACGCCGCCGGATTCGACACCCTGTGCATGCTGGCCTACACCTCGGGCACCACCGGCCATCCCAAGGGCTGCATGCACACCCACGGCACCCTGATGAGCGCGGCCGTGGGTTCGCAGATCTGGCGCAGCAACACGCCCGAGGCGGTCTTCCTGTCGGTGGCGCCGATGTTCCACCTGCTGGGCATGCAGAACGGCATCCACGCGCCGCTTTACCTGGGTGCCACCATCGTGCTGCTGCCGCGCTGGGAGCGTGCGCTGGCAGCAGACATGATCGAGCGCTACCGGGTTTCCAACTGGGGCGCGCCGCCAGCCATGCTGGTCGACTTCTTTTCGCAGCCGGGCATCCTGGAGCGCGACCTGTCGAGCCTGGCCTTCCTCGGCGGTGGCGGGGCGGCCATGCCCGACGCCGTGGCCAATATGCTGCAGGAGCGCTTCGGCCTGGGCTACGTCGAAGCCTACGGCCTGACCGAGACCGCCGCCTTCCTGCTCTCCAACCCACGCCAGCGGCCCAAGCGCGAATGCCTCGGCATCGCCACCTTCGGCGTCGACGCGCGCGTGATCGATCCGCACAGCGGCGCCGAGCTGCCCCAGGGCGAGCTGGGCGAGATCGTCGCCAGCGGGGCCCAGGTGATGCGCGGCTACTGGCGCAACCCGGAGGCGGACGCCGAGACCTTCATCGAGATCGACGGCAAGCGCTTCCTGCGCACCGGCGACCTGGGCTTCATCGATGCGGATGGCTACTTCTTCATGCGCGATCGCCTCAAGCGCATGATCAACGCCTCCGGCTTCAAGGTGTGGCCGGCCGAGGTGGAAAACCTGCTGTACGGGCACCCGGCCGTCCATGAAGCCTGCGTGATCGCCGCCAAGGACGCGCGGCGGGGCGAGACCGTCAAGGCGGTGATCGCCCTCAAGCCGGGCATGCAAGGGCGCGATGAGGCCGGCGCCGAACAGATCATGCAGTGGTGCCGCGAGCGCCTGGCCGCCTACAAGGTGCCGCGCCTGGTGGAGTTCGTCGAGGCGCTGCCGAAGTCGGGCACCGGCAAGATCCAGTGGCGCGCGCTGCAGGAGGCCGAGAATGCCGCGCCGGCGCGCGCGGTGGAGTAGGCGGCGGACGGCAACGGGCGACAACGGGCAGCAGCGGACGACAGCGGACGACAAGCGGTGGCCGCGGGCAGGCCCGCCGCCCGCGGCAGGGCGGGGCCGGACAGGCAAGAAGAGGGCGCCGGCGCGCCCCGCAACGAGAACGAGGAGACAGCAATGGACAAGCAGAGAAGGCAGTGGCTGGCACAGGCCGCCGCACTGGGCGGCGGCGCCGCATTGACGAGCTGGGGCGTGCGCGCCCAGGGCGACTACCCGGCACGCCCGCTGCGCCTGGTGGTGCCGTATCCGGCCGGCGGCGGCACCGACACCGTGGCGCGGCTGATCGGGCAGAAGCTGTCACAGAACTGGGGCCAGCCGGTGGTGGTGGACAACAAGCCCGGCGCCAGCGGCATGCTGGGCAACGACATCGTCGCCAAGGCCGCGCCGGATGGCTATACCGTGCTGCTCGGCATCACGGCGATGATCCAGTCGCCCGGCCTGTACAAGAAGATTCCCTACAACGTCGAGCGCGACTTCGCGCCGGTCTCGCTGGTGGCGCGTTCGTCGGACCTGTTCGTGGTGCCCAACCGCGTGCCGGCGCGCACGCTGGCGGAGTTCGTCGCGTTGGCCAAGGCCAGCCCCGGCAAGCTCAGCTATGGCTCCTACGGCAACGGTACCTCGGCCCACCTGCACGGCGAGCAGCTCAAGATGCGTGCCGGCATCGACCTGGTCCACATTCCCTACAAGGGGGCCGCGCCGCTGGTCAGCGACGTGCTGGGCGGGCAGGTGGACTCCGCCTTCGTCGACGTCACCTCCGCCAATGCCTACGTGACTTCCGGCAAGTTCCGCGTGCTGGCCATCACCGGCACGCAGCGCCACAAGGCGCTGCCGGCGGTGCCGACCTTCGCCGAGGCGGGCTTCGCCGGCTTCGAGCCGAACGGCTGGTTCGCCTTCTTCCTGCCCGCCGGCGCGCCGCGCGACGTTTCGTCGCGCTTGTCGGCGGAGATCGTGCGCATCACCCGCCTGCCCGATGTGTCGCAGCGGCTGGCCGACATGGGGCTGCAGCCGGTGGGCTCGACCCCGGAAGAACTGGCCGCGGTGGTCGCGACCGATACGCCCAAGTGGGCGCGCATCGTGCGCGATGCCCATATCCAGCTCGATTGAAGCGGCCCGCCGCGGCCGCCACGTGACAGGCCACAGGAGACTCCGATGGAAACCATCCGCTACGCCGTCGAGGACGGCATCGCCACGCTGACGCTGGACTACCCGGCACGCAAGAACGCCCTCAACGGCACCATGCGCCGCGAGATCGGCGAGGTGATCCACGGCCTGCGCCAGGACAGCTCGGTGCGCGCCCTGATCCTGACCGGCGCCGGCACCGACTTCTGTTCCGGTGGCGACATCAGCACGATGAAGGGCCAGATCAGCGCCGACCAGGGGCGCCAGCGCCTGGCAGCCATCCACCCGTGGCTGGAAGACCTGATCCAGCTCGACCGCCCGGTCATCGCCGCCGTCGACGGCGCCGCCTTCGGTGCCGGCTTCAGCCTGGCGCTGACCGCCGACATCGTGCTGGCCACGCCGCGCGCGCGCTTCGCGCTGCCCTTCCTGCGCCTCGGCCTGATTCCCGATTGTGGCGCTTTCTACACACTGCCGCGCATGATCGGCCTGCAGCGCGCCAAGGCCTTGATGTTCTCGATGCGGGAGCTGAGCGCCGAGGCGGCGCGCGACGAGGGCATCGTCATGGAGATCGTGCCGGCCGAGGCCCTGCAGGCACGGGCGCGCGCCATCGCCTCCGCCTTCACCGAGGCCTCGCCGGTGGCGCTGGCGTTGACCAAGCGGGCACTCAACGCATCGCTCAACCAGGACTTGCACAGCATGCTCGAGATGGAGGCGGACGGGCAGGGCATCGCCTTCGCCACCGAGTACCGCGAGCAGGCGGCGACGCGCTTCCTCGACAAGCAGCCGGCGCGCTATCGCTGGCCGGACTGACCAGGACCGCGCGGGCGCCGGCACAAGACACAGGCACAGGACACAGCACAGGAGACAGGCCGATGGAGAGCGTGTGCGTGGTGGGCGTGGCCATGGTGCCGTTCCACGAGCCGGGCGCGGGCGGCAGCGAAGCCGCGCTGGGCGCGCGCGCCGCGCGCGCGGCGCTGGACGACGCCGGGCTGTCCTATGCCCAGGTCGAGCAGGCCTATGCCGGCCACGCCTGCGGCGATCCCTTCGGCGGCCAGCGCGCGCTGTATGGCCTGGGCATGACCGGCATCCCGGTGGTCAATGTCAGCAGCCACGACGCGAGCGGTGCGGTGGCCTTGTTCCTCGCGCGGCAGGCGGTCGCCTGCGGTGCGGTGGAATGTGCGTTGGCGCTGGGCTTCGACCAGCCCGGGGCGGGCGCCTCGGCGGACCTGCCGGAGGCCTTCCTCGATGCGCTCGACGATCTGCAGGGCTTCGATCCGGAAGTGCCATGCGAGGCCCAGTTCTTCGGCGGTGCCGCGCGGGCCTATATGCGCGAGCATGGGCTGCGGGCGGAGACACTCGGGCACATCGCCGTCAAGGCCCGCCGGCATGGTGCGAGCAATCCGGGCGCGCTGGCGCGCACGCCGCTCGGCCTGGCCGAGGTGATGGCCTCGCCCACCGTGTTCGCGCCGCTGACCCGCCTGCAGTGCTGCCGGCCCGCCAGCGGGGCCGCCGCCGCGGTGCTCTGCTCGCCCGTCTTCGCGCGCCGGCACGGTCTGCCGCGGCAGGTCGAGATCGCTGCCCAGGCGATGGCCTCGGCCCTGCCGTCCGCGCTCGAGGGAGCCGACCTGCGCTGCCTGGCGGGCGCCGACATGGCGCAGGCGGCGGCGCGCCAGGTCTATGAAGCCGCGGGCCTCGGCCCCGCCGACCTCGACCTGGTCGAACTGCACGACAGCGCGACCGCCAATGAGCTGATCACCTATGAGGCGCTCGGGCTGACGGCGCCGGGCACGGCCGAGCGCTTCGTGCTCGACGGCGGCAATACCTACGGCGGCGCGATCGTGACCAATCCGTCCGGCGGCCTGCTGGCGCGCGGCAACCCGCCCGGGGCGACCGGGCTGGCGCAGTGCGCCGAGCTGGTGTGGCAGCTGCGCGGCAGCGCCGGGGCGCGCCAGGTCGAGGGTGCCCGTATTGCATTGCAGCACACGCTTGGACTCGGCGGCGCCTGCGTCGTCGGGCTTTACCGCGCGGCGGGCCGATGATGGCCAGGCCGCCCCGGCAGCCGGTCGCGGCGGCCTTCCGCCGCAACCGGCCATGACCCAATCCGCATTCATCCCAACTGCAACGAACCAGGAGAAAGACCATGGGAGCGCAAGACAGACACAATGAAATGGCGCCGCGGCCCACCCCGTGGATGACCGACGACCTGCGCCTGTTCCAGGAAACCGTGCGGCGCTTCATCGAGCGCGAGCTGGCGCCCCACGAGGCGCGCTGGGCGGAGCGCGGCTATATCGACCGCGAGGTGTGGAACCGCGCCGGCGAGGTCGGCCTGCTGTGTGCCAGTATTCCCGAGGAATACGGCGGCGGCGGCGGCAACTTCGCCCATGAGGCGGTGATCACCATGGAAATGGCGCGCGCCATCGTCTCCAGCCTGGGTAACGGCGTGCACAGCGGCATCGTGGCGCATTACCTGCTCAACTACGGTACCGAGGAGCAGAAGCGCAAGTGGCTGCCGAAGATGGCCACGGGCGAGCTGGTGGCCGCCATCGCCATGTCGGAGCCCGGCGCGGGCTCCGACCTGAAGTCCGTGCGCACCCGCGCGGTGCGTGAAGTGACCCAGGATGGCGAATGCTATCGCATCAACGGTGCGAAGACCTTCATCACCAACGGCTATCACGCCGACCTGGTGTGCGTGGTCGCCAAGACCGACCCGGAGGCCGGCGCGCGCGGCGTGTCGCTGATCATGGTCGAGACGCGTGACCTGCCGGGCTTCCGCCGCGGCCGGATCCTGGAGAAGATCGGGCAGAAGGGGCAGGACACGGCCGAGCTGTTCTTCGATGACGTGCGCGTGCCGGTGGCCAACCTGCTCGGCGAGACGGAGGGGCAGGGCTTCTACCAGCTGATGCAGCAGCTGCCGCAGGAGCGCATGATCATCGCGCTCGGCGCGGTGGCCAGCATGCATCGCGCGATCGAGCTGACCACGGACTACGTGCGCGAGCGCAAGGTGTTCGGCCAGCCGCTGCTGGACCTGCAGAACACCCGCTTCAA harbors:
- a CDS encoding tripartite tricarboxylate transporter substrate binding protein; this encodes MQANRRQVLYRLAAAPLLLAGMALGPAAAQTAASAPAAAFPRRPVRIVVPYPAGGATDVLARAIAEPLGKQWQRPIVVENRPGASGMIGADAVVKAPPDGHTLLLTLTGVVQVPSQYAKPPFDPLKDLAPVSELATTHLVVTGNADMPASLAGFVAEARRRPHHYSYGTYGTGSGAHLYMEVFTAAAGLDMIHVPYKGEAPLFNDLLGKQVSLATVSPMALRQHLASGKVRPLAVTGSTRSPLLPDVPTFAEQGFAGLDGPGWFGLFAPAGTPAAIVDRVSADVNAVLAGPDIRRRMDELGVLVKGTRPAEFAKVAAADHRYWSALVRKLDLRMD
- a CDS encoding Bug family tripartite tricarboxylate transporter substrate binding protein, with protein sequence MQGCGRVAGLFARRGRSGRSALSGLWLGALVAGQLAMSGAAAAQPVQAFPSKPVRIVVPYPAGGATDVLARAIAEPLGKQWQRPIVVENKPGASGMIGADAVAKAAPDGHTALLTITTLVQAPSLYAKAPVDPVRDFVPVSELGTTSLVLAVHQSVPASTLAEFIALVRAAPGKYSYGSFGTGSSGHLYGEIFKESARLDMTHVSYKGEAAELNDLLGGQVPAAIISVMGAKPHVASGRLRALAVTGPARAPQLPGVPTFAEAGIGGMESMGWFGLLLPAATPRQIVDKYAADVNRILATPALRGRMGEMGVVLSGSTPDAFAQTVQSDYARWGKVIRTRNIRFD
- a CDS encoding long-chain fatty acid--CoA ligase, producing the protein MTQSPHSGAAQASSPAPRRSPFWPTGLPAEAHIPRTSLVYNVEAAARRYPGKTAIQYFSRAIRYAELHAQIERMAGYLQRACGVGPGDRVLLYSQNCPQFIIAYYAILRAEAVVVPANPMWLTDELAHVAGDSGARVAFAAAELYERLAPLHGEALPHVIVHDYADMLPEPAQEADGPSVPAWLRERAPLSARAPAGCTLVRWQDAEAAGLAPLPHAAGFDTLCMLAYTSGTTGHPKGCMHTHGTLMSAAVGSQIWRSNTPEAVFLSVAPMFHLLGMQNGIHAPLYLGATIVLLPRWERALAADMIERYRVSNWGAPPAMLVDFFSQPGILERDLSSLAFLGGGGAAMPDAVANMLQERFGLGYVEAYGLTETAAFLLSNPRQRPKRECLGIATFGVDARVIDPHSGAELPQGELGEIVASGAQVMRGYWRNPEADAETFIEIDGKRFLRTGDLGFIDADGYFFMRDRLKRMINASGFKVWPAEVENLLYGHPAVHEACVIAAKDARRGETVKAVIALKPGMQGRDEAGAEQIMQWCRERLAAYKVPRLVEFVEALPKSGTGKIQWRALQEAENAAPARAVE
- a CDS encoding tripartite tricarboxylate transporter substrate binding protein, whose amino-acid sequence is MDKQRRQWLAQAAALGGGAALTSWGVRAQGDYPARPLRLVVPYPAGGGTDTVARLIGQKLSQNWGQPVVVDNKPGASGMLGNDIVAKAAPDGYTVLLGITAMIQSPGLYKKIPYNVERDFAPVSLVARSSDLFVVPNRVPARTLAEFVALAKASPGKLSYGSYGNGTSAHLHGEQLKMRAGIDLVHIPYKGAAPLVSDVLGGQVDSAFVDVTSANAYVTSGKFRVLAITGTQRHKALPAVPTFAEAGFAGFEPNGWFAFFLPAGAPRDVSSRLSAEIVRITRLPDVSQRLADMGLQPVGSTPEELAAVVATDTPKWARIVRDAHIQLD
- a CDS encoding enoyl-CoA hydratase/isomerase family protein, with the protein product METIRYAVEDGIATLTLDYPARKNALNGTMRREIGEVIHGLRQDSSVRALILTGAGTDFCSGGDISTMKGQISADQGRQRLAAIHPWLEDLIQLDRPVIAAVDGAAFGAGFSLALTADIVLATPRARFALPFLRLGLIPDCGAFYTLPRMIGLQRAKALMFSMRELSAEAARDEGIVMEIVPAEALQARARAIASAFTEASPVALALTKRALNASLNQDLHSMLEMEADGQGIAFATEYREQAATRFLDKQPARYRWPD
- a CDS encoding thiolase C-terminal domain-containing protein, which codes for MESVCVVGVAMVPFHEPGAGGSEAALGARAARAALDDAGLSYAQVEQAYAGHACGDPFGGQRALYGLGMTGIPVVNVSSHDASGAVALFLARQAVACGAVECALALGFDQPGAGASADLPEAFLDALDDLQGFDPEVPCEAQFFGGAARAYMREHGLRAETLGHIAVKARRHGASNPGALARTPLGLAEVMASPTVFAPLTRLQCCRPASGAAAAVLCSPVFARRHGLPRQVEIAAQAMASALPSALEGADLRCLAGADMAQAAARQVYEAAGLGPADLDLVELHDSATANELITYEALGLTAPGTAERFVLDGGNTYGGAIVTNPSGGLLARGNPPGATGLAQCAELVWQLRGSAGARQVEGARIALQHTLGLGGACVVGLYRAAGR
- a CDS encoding acyl-CoA dehydrogenase family protein; translated protein: MGAQDRHNEMAPRPTPWMTDDLRLFQETVRRFIERELAPHEARWAERGYIDREVWNRAGEVGLLCASIPEEYGGGGGNFAHEAVITMEMARAIVSSLGNGVHSGIVAHYLLNYGTEEQKRKWLPKMATGELVAAIAMSEPGAGSDLKSVRTRAVREVTQDGECYRINGAKTFITNGYHADLVCVVAKTDPEAGARGVSLIMVETRDLPGFRRGRILEKIGQKGQDTAELFFDDVRVPVANLLGETEGQGFYQLMQQLPQERMIIALGAVASMHRAIELTTDYVRERKVFGQPLLDLQNTRFKLAECKTNATIAATFVDDCMVRLMDGKLDAATAAMAKWWCSQRNCEVIDECLQLHGGYGYMLEYPIARMYANARVSKIYGGSNEIMKELVARTL